One segment of Streptomyces sp. NBC_01463 DNA contains the following:
- a CDS encoding VOC family protein, protein MPYENTPHPLPEPVARLRALRSVELRTPALTESADFYAEVWGLEPVEREHDATWLRGTGEEHHVLHLARGEQNGLGRITFAVATPAEIDEAARRLLARSIVPVAGPGPLDQVGGGYGLRFTDPEGRLIELSAQTHAVTPRGRDAAVPVGVTHTVLNTTDIDAAVAFYTSVLGLRVSDWSEHQMAFLRCNADHHCIAFNQAEWTSLNHVAYEMTSVDHFMRGLGRLRHHGITPQWGPGRHGPGNNTFSYFTDPAGLVCEYTSEVAQIVEDAWIAKVWRRTPDLSDLWGTAGPPSPGIRRHMAGTPDPGPLTTTPTDAPEEVTA, encoded by the coding sequence ATGCCGTACGAGAACACCCCACACCCGCTGCCCGAACCCGTCGCCCGGCTGCGCGCCCTGCGCTCCGTCGAGCTCCGCACCCCCGCCCTCACCGAGTCCGCCGACTTCTACGCCGAGGTCTGGGGCCTGGAACCCGTCGAACGCGAACACGACGCCACCTGGCTGCGCGGCACCGGCGAGGAGCACCACGTCCTCCACCTCGCCCGCGGTGAGCAGAACGGCCTCGGCCGCATCACCTTCGCCGTCGCCACCCCCGCCGAGATCGACGAGGCCGCCCGCCGGCTCCTGGCCCGCTCCATCGTCCCGGTCGCCGGACCCGGACCCCTCGACCAGGTCGGCGGCGGCTACGGACTCCGCTTCACCGACCCCGAGGGCCGGCTGATCGAACTCAGCGCCCAGACCCACGCCGTCACCCCGCGCGGCCGGGACGCCGCCGTCCCCGTCGGCGTCACCCACACCGTCCTCAACACCACGGACATCGACGCCGCCGTCGCCTTCTACACCTCGGTCCTCGGCCTGCGCGTCTCCGACTGGTCCGAACACCAGATGGCGTTCCTGCGCTGCAACGCCGACCACCACTGCATCGCGTTCAACCAGGCCGAGTGGACCTCCCTCAACCACGTCGCGTACGAGATGACATCCGTCGACCACTTCATGCGCGGCCTAGGCCGCCTCCGCCACCACGGCATCACCCCCCAGTGGGGGCCCGGCCGGCACGGCCCCGGCAACAACACCTTCTCCTACTTCACCGACCCCGCCGGACTCGTCTGCGAATACACCTCCGAGGTCGCGCAGATCGTCGAGGACGCCTGGATCGCCAAGGTCTGGCGCCGCACCCCCGACCTCTCCGACCTCTGGGGAACCGCCGGACCGCCCTCGCCCGGAATCCGCCGCCACATGGCCGGAACACCCGACCCCGGCCCCCTCACCACCACCCCCACCGACGCACCGGAAGAGGTGACCGCATGA
- a CDS encoding DUF108 domain-containing protein: MTATLTPRPDASARPARPVRRIGLVGWGAIGRVVGTALAEGHIPGAELTCIIDNRPLVDAPAPQLSFEDALTVCDLIVEAAGQAVVREWAERVLNSGADLLIASTGALVDPELTGRLRAAGPGRVYFTGGAVGGLDLLQAVRGLGPLTSVTLTTTKLPATLHQPWMDAELTERLRTAAGPVEVMRGTARDVPVKFPKSTNVAASVALATGDPALVEVVVVADPAATLTRHVIEAAGPHGSYRFEVAHRPDEANPATSQVVPHAVLRSLGAVVGRAGQIL, encoded by the coding sequence ATGACCGCCACCCTCACCCCCCGGCCGGACGCCTCCGCCCGCCCCGCCCGCCCCGTGCGCCGTATCGGCCTCGTCGGCTGGGGAGCCATCGGACGCGTCGTCGGCACCGCACTGGCCGAAGGACACATCCCCGGCGCCGAACTCACCTGCATCATCGACAACCGGCCCCTCGTCGACGCCCCCGCACCCCAGCTGTCCTTCGAGGACGCCCTCACCGTCTGCGACCTCATCGTCGAAGCAGCGGGCCAGGCCGTCGTACGGGAATGGGCCGAACGCGTCCTGAACAGCGGCGCCGACCTGCTGATCGCCTCCACCGGCGCTCTCGTCGACCCCGAACTCACCGGCCGGCTGCGCGCCGCCGGACCCGGACGCGTCTACTTCACCGGCGGAGCCGTCGGCGGACTCGACCTCCTCCAGGCCGTCCGCGGACTCGGCCCCCTCACCTCCGTCACCCTCACCACCACCAAGCTTCCCGCCACCCTCCACCAGCCGTGGATGGACGCGGAACTGACCGAGCGGCTGCGGACCGCCGCCGGACCCGTCGAGGTGATGCGCGGCACCGCACGCGACGTACCCGTCAAGTTCCCCAAGTCGACCAACGTCGCCGCGTCCGTCGCCCTCGCCACCGGCGACCCCGCACTCGTCGAGGTCGTCGTCGTCGCCGACCCGGCCGCCACCCTCACCCGGCACGTCATCGAGGCGGCCGGACCGCACGGCAGCTACCGCTTCGAGGTCGCCCACCGGCCCGACGAAGCCAACCCCGCCACCAGCCAGGTCGTCCCGCACGCCGTGCTCCGCAGCCTCGGCGCCGTCGTCGGCCGGGCAGGACAGATCCTGTGA
- a CDS encoding alpha/beta hydrolase: MTAATVAGVHTREAGDPAAPLLLCLHGIGSSSAAFAPQLDQLADQVRVVAWDAPGYADSADPGHAPGLDGYADTAAALIRAHGGPAHVLGVSWGGVIALRLATRHPDLVASLVVADSSRGSGTDPDRATAMRGRAEQLAAQGPEAFAAARGPRLVSAAAPPALVARVVATMASSVRSPGYGYAAASMAEADLTDDLPAITAPALVLCGEQDTVTGTDESQAIAGGLTKSVYVTLSGAGHLANQERPEAFNAWVRAHLHVVARVPA, translated from the coding sequence GTGACCGCCGCCACCGTTGCCGGGGTGCACACGCGGGAGGCCGGCGACCCCGCCGCCCCGCTGCTCCTCTGCCTGCACGGCATCGGCTCCTCGTCCGCCGCCTTCGCCCCTCAACTGGACCAACTCGCCGACCAGGTAAGGGTCGTGGCCTGGGACGCCCCGGGCTACGCGGACTCCGCCGACCCCGGCCACGCCCCCGGCCTCGACGGCTACGCCGACACCGCGGCCGCCCTCATCCGCGCCCACGGCGGCCCCGCCCACGTCCTCGGCGTCTCCTGGGGCGGCGTCATCGCGCTGCGCCTCGCCACCCGCCACCCGGACCTCGTCGCCTCGCTCGTCGTCGCCGACTCCAGCCGGGGCTCCGGGACCGACCCGGACAGGGCGACGGCCATGCGCGGACGCGCCGAACAGCTGGCCGCCCAGGGCCCCGAGGCGTTCGCCGCCGCCCGCGGACCACGCCTCGTCTCCGCCGCCGCACCCCCCGCGCTCGTCGCACGCGTCGTCGCCACCATGGCCTCCTCCGTCCGCAGCCCCGGCTACGGATACGCCGCCGCGTCCATGGCCGAGGCCGACCTCACCGACGACCTGCCCGCCATCACCGCACCGGCCCTCGTGCTGTGCGGCGAACAGGACACCGTCACCGGAACCGACGAGTCACAGGCCATCGCCGGCGGACTCACCAAGTCCGTCTACGTCACCCTCTCCGGCGCCGGACACCTCGCCAACCAGGAACGCCCCGAGGCCTTCAACGCCTGGGTCCGCGCCCACCTCCACGTCGTCGCCCGCGTCCCCGCGTAA
- a CDS encoding cupin domain-containing protein yields MDNTPYETDGDLAKFTDSLIATKDSREPDWNTLSFQEKAGAQYRRAQIRYVGSGATGNHENDNRILPSGGFTLSNMLLPPGAEGPEHTHHDVEEAFFVLEGQVRVGIHRGSDEAEYRTLGYRDMIVVPAGVARSLKNEGDTDALFCVIIGTRKPQVPTYPEHSPMHGITRD; encoded by the coding sequence ATCGACAACACCCCGTACGAGACCGACGGCGACCTCGCGAAGTTCACCGACTCCCTCATCGCCACCAAGGACTCCCGCGAACCCGACTGGAACACCCTCTCCTTCCAGGAGAAGGCCGGCGCCCAGTACCGGCGCGCCCAGATCCGCTACGTCGGCTCCGGCGCCACCGGCAACCACGAGAACGACAACCGCATCCTCCCGTCCGGCGGCTTCACCCTCTCCAACATGCTGCTCCCGCCGGGCGCCGAAGGCCCCGAGCACACCCACCACGACGTCGAGGAGGCCTTCTTCGTCCTGGAGGGCCAGGTCAGGGTCGGCATCCACCGCGGCTCCGACGAGGCCGAATACCGCACCCTCGGCTACCGCGACATGATCGTCGTCCCCGCCGGAGTGGCCCGTTCGCTGAAGAACGAGGGCGACACCGACGCCCTGTTCTGCGTCATCATCGGCACCCGGAAGCCGCAGGTCCCCACCTACCCCGAGCACTCCCCGATGCACGGCATCACCCGCGACTGA
- a CDS encoding SDR family oxidoreductase, whose protein sequence is MAADDTPRTVVVTGAGRGLGLAAARRIGNDGHRVVIAELDATTGTQAAEELRAEGITADFHPLDVADPASTAALAATLAEDGSRLYGLVNNAGLANAVGGKPFHEIDVEAWDRIMTVNARGPWLVARALLPLMRDHGSGRIVNLASDAALYGSPRLAHYIASKGAVISLTRAMARETGDFGITVNAVAPGLTEGESAVDIPAERHELYRLNRAISRPQQPADLVGLIAFLIGDESGYITGQTFAVNGGFTMQ, encoded by the coding sequence ATGGCCGCCGACGACACCCCCCGTACGGTCGTCGTCACCGGCGCCGGCCGCGGCCTGGGACTGGCCGCGGCCCGCCGGATCGGCAACGACGGCCACCGCGTCGTCATCGCCGAACTCGACGCGACGACCGGCACGCAGGCCGCCGAGGAACTGCGCGCCGAGGGCATCACCGCCGACTTCCACCCGCTCGACGTCGCCGACCCGGCCTCCACCGCCGCACTGGCCGCCACCCTCGCCGAGGACGGCAGCAGGCTGTACGGACTGGTCAACAACGCCGGCCTCGCCAACGCGGTGGGCGGCAAACCGTTCCACGAGATCGACGTCGAGGCCTGGGACCGCATCATGACGGTCAACGCCCGCGGCCCCTGGCTCGTCGCCCGCGCCCTCCTCCCGCTCATGCGGGACCACGGCAGCGGACGCATCGTCAACCTCGCCTCGGACGCCGCCCTGTACGGATCGCCCCGGCTCGCCCACTACATCGCCTCCAAGGGCGCCGTGATCTCCCTGACCCGGGCCATGGCACGCGAGACCGGCGACTTCGGCATCACCGTCAACGCCGTCGCCCCCGGCCTCACGGAGGGGGAGTCCGCCGTGGACATCCCCGCAGAACGCCACGAGCTGTACCGCCTGAACCGGGCGATCTCCCGCCCGCAGCAACCCGCCGACCTGGTCGGCCTGATCGCCTTCCTCATCGGCGACGAATCCGGCTACATCACGGGCCAGACCTTCGCGGTCAACGGCGGCTTCACGATGCAGTGA
- a CDS encoding SDR family oxidoreductase, whose product MDLRLKGHRILVTGGSSGVGLATIRMLLEEGAHVATCGRRADALARALDGLAGPDVLYHAPCDVRDEAAVQAFTEAAADHLGGLDGLVNNAGASRMKPFAETTADDWRDELELKFFGVLNPLNAALPHLRAAGHASVVNINAVLAKQPETALMTTSAARAGILNLSTSLSKELAPDGIRVNSVCLGLIDTGQWERRYAASGSPLDYTAWQTGLAADRGIALGRLGNAGEVAYAVTALLSPRASYITGTTVDVCGGVNRAIA is encoded by the coding sequence ATGGACCTCCGCCTGAAAGGCCACCGCATCCTCGTCACCGGCGGCAGCTCCGGCGTCGGCCTCGCCACCATCCGCATGCTGCTGGAAGAGGGCGCCCACGTCGCCACCTGCGGCCGCCGCGCCGACGCCCTCGCCCGGGCCCTCGACGGCCTCGCCGGCCCGGACGTGCTCTACCACGCCCCCTGCGACGTCCGCGACGAAGCCGCCGTACAGGCCTTCACCGAGGCCGCCGCCGACCACCTCGGCGGGCTGGACGGCCTCGTCAACAACGCCGGCGCCTCCCGGATGAAACCCTTCGCCGAGACCACCGCCGACGACTGGCGCGACGAACTGGAACTCAAGTTCTTCGGCGTCCTCAACCCCCTCAACGCCGCCCTGCCCCACCTCCGCGCCGCCGGCCACGCCTCCGTCGTCAACATCAACGCCGTCCTCGCCAAACAGCCCGAGACGGCGCTGATGACCACCAGCGCCGCCCGCGCCGGCATCCTCAACCTCTCCACCTCCCTGTCCAAGGAACTCGCCCCCGACGGCATCCGCGTCAACTCCGTCTGCCTCGGCCTCATCGACACCGGACAGTGGGAACGCCGCTACGCCGCCTCCGGCAGCCCACTCGACTACACCGCCTGGCAGACCGGCCTCGCCGCCGACCGAGGCATCGCGCTCGGCCGCCTCGGCAACGCCGGCGAAGTCGCGTACGCCGTCACCGCCCTCCTCTCACCCAGGGCCTCGTACATCACCGGCACCACCGTCGACGTCTGCGGCGGCGTCAACCGCGCCATCGCGTAA
- a CDS encoding thiamine pyrophosphate-binding protein: MTPPNGGDLLVETLRGLGVDTVFGIVSVHNLPLVEAVDRDLRFVPVRHEAAAVNAADGYARATGSLGCALTSTGTGAGNAAGSLIESLSSGTPVLHITGQIDSEHLGSGRGFIHETKDQLGMLRAVSTHAVTVTDAVDAGDILRDAAARALTAPHGPVSVEWPIDLQFAPQQLTGTPVPKPAVPALPDPALLDEAAALLSAARRPLVWAGGGANSARPELAALLDALNAGLVTSNSGRGSVPESDDRVLGNYATAPAGRALLAEADVLLSIGTHFRSNETADYSLGLPPVHIQLDLDPAAPGRVYPATCALHGDAATVLAALLGRVTSGGTETSWPDRVRRARTDARTAQRHAIGPQAAVNDAIRDACPPGSVIARDVTIPSSTWGNRLLEITDPATNVFPRGGGIGQGLAMGIGAALGRPSTPTVVIAGDGGLAVHLGELLTLAQEKPDLTLLVFNDGGYGVLRNMQDNHFPRRSGVDLTTPDFALLAAAVGLPYARIAAEADAGPVIRAATASPGPTLVEIDLAALGPMNTPFTPPVKLPATATDTSGEGGNPS, encoded by the coding sequence ATGACCCCACCCAACGGCGGCGACCTGCTCGTCGAGACGCTGCGCGGACTCGGCGTCGACACGGTGTTCGGCATCGTCAGCGTGCACAACCTGCCGCTCGTCGAAGCCGTCGACCGCGACCTGCGCTTCGTGCCCGTCCGCCACGAAGCCGCCGCGGTCAACGCCGCCGACGGCTACGCCCGCGCCACCGGCAGCCTCGGCTGCGCCCTCACCAGCACCGGCACGGGAGCGGGCAACGCCGCGGGCTCCCTCATCGAGTCCCTCAGCTCCGGCACCCCCGTCCTGCACATCACCGGACAGATCGACAGCGAACACCTCGGCTCCGGACGCGGCTTCATCCACGAGACCAAGGACCAGCTCGGCATGCTCCGCGCGGTCTCCACCCACGCCGTCACCGTCACCGACGCCGTGGACGCGGGCGACATCCTCCGCGACGCGGCGGCCCGCGCCCTCACCGCACCGCACGGCCCGGTCAGCGTCGAATGGCCCATCGACCTGCAGTTCGCCCCCCAGCAGCTCACCGGCACCCCCGTGCCGAAGCCGGCCGTCCCCGCCCTGCCCGACCCGGCACTCCTCGACGAAGCGGCCGCCCTGCTGTCCGCCGCCCGCCGCCCCCTCGTCTGGGCCGGCGGCGGAGCCAACAGCGCCCGCCCCGAACTCGCCGCGCTCCTCGACGCACTGAACGCCGGACTCGTCACCTCCAACTCCGGCCGCGGCTCCGTCCCCGAATCCGACGACCGCGTCCTCGGCAACTACGCCACCGCACCCGCCGGCCGCGCCCTGCTCGCCGAGGCCGACGTCCTGCTCTCCATCGGCACCCACTTCCGCTCCAACGAGACCGCCGACTACAGCCTCGGACTCCCGCCCGTCCACATCCAGCTGGACCTGGACCCGGCAGCCCCCGGCCGCGTGTACCCCGCCACCTGCGCCCTCCACGGCGACGCCGCCACCGTCCTCGCCGCACTCCTGGGACGCGTCACCAGCGGCGGTACGGAGACGAGCTGGCCGGACCGCGTACGCAGGGCCCGCACCGACGCCCGCACCGCACAGCGCCACGCCATCGGACCCCAGGCCGCCGTCAACGACGCGATCCGCGACGCCTGCCCGCCCGGCTCCGTCATCGCCCGCGACGTCACCATCCCCTCCTCCACCTGGGGAAACCGGCTCCTGGAGATCACCGACCCGGCCACCAACGTGTTCCCCCGCGGCGGCGGCATCGGACAGGGCCTCGCCATGGGCATCGGCGCCGCACTCGGCCGCCCCTCCACCCCCACCGTCGTCATCGCGGGCGACGGCGGCCTCGCCGTCCACCTCGGCGAACTCCTCACCCTCGCCCAGGAGAAGCCCGACCTCACGCTCCTCGTCTTCAACGACGGCGGCTACGGCGTCCTGCGCAACATGCAGGACAACCACTTCCCCCGCCGCTCCGGAGTCGACCTCACCACCCCCGACTTCGCCCTCCTCGCCGCCGCCGTCGGCCTCCCGTACGCCCGGATCGCCGCCGAAGCCGACGCCGGACCCGTCATCAGGGCCGCCACCGCGTCCCCCGGCCCCACCCTCGTCGAGATCGACCTCGCCGCGCTCGGCCCGATGAACACCCCGTTCACCCCGCCGGTCAAGCTCCCCGCGACCGCCACCGATACCTCAGGAGAAGGAGGCAACCCGTCATGA